One window from the genome of Commensalibacter oyaizuii encodes:
- the asnB gene encoding asparagine synthase (glutamine-hydrolyzing) translates to MCGVAGIALKAGQQISEQQKTALMQGISHRGPDGAGEWSYQHAVLLHARLSIVDIAGGAQPFIHQDKIVVVANGEIYNDLELRAALPDYPFQSYSDCEGIIPLWQQFKINYPEKLRGMYGVALVDVDENTVVLSRDPFGIKPLYYACVEQGVVFASEPQALIKAGFVSAELHQPAVDALLQLQFVPGQATVYQGIYRLQPGETLLIKQGEIIQKQRIEVFKDSLKTISDPKFALSKLDKILEESVRIHERSDVPFGLFLSSGIDSSILLKMMQRLGQEKKIHAWTARFETNGHQNYVVDEADQAAIIAKELGVEHHIFSISQQAVWENLPQIIACMDDPVADYAIIPTWFLAKEASQNVKVVLSGEGGDELFGGYGRYRKASKPWWQGGKKMYRRGVFDQTSYLRSSLSLWRDGITVCEKQTDFVDMTPFTKAQKIDIETWLPNDLLIKLDRCLMIHGVEGRVPFLDKKLAQFAFNLADSLKVQHGQGKWILRKWLEEHLPSAQPFASKKGFSVPIGLWIEQNANSLASLVKMQAGIKEIAFCDKILTLFEKASGRKERYMAWNLLFYALWHQIHIMGKSPKGSVTDVLAA, encoded by the coding sequence ATGTGTGGTGTTGCAGGGATTGCTTTAAAAGCAGGACAGCAAATTTCAGAGCAACAAAAAACCGCGTTAATGCAAGGCATTTCCCACCGTGGTCCCGATGGTGCTGGGGAGTGGAGTTATCAGCACGCTGTTTTGTTGCATGCTCGTTTGTCAATTGTTGATATTGCAGGAGGGGCACAACCTTTTATTCATCAGGATAAAATTGTCGTTGTTGCAAATGGTGAAATTTACAACGATTTGGAATTAAGGGCGGCTTTGCCTGATTATCCTTTTCAATCTTACAGTGATTGCGAAGGAATTATTCCTCTATGGCAACAATTTAAAATAAATTACCCTGAAAAGCTGCGGGGAATGTATGGGGTTGCCTTGGTGGATGTTGACGAAAATACAGTAGTACTCAGCCGTGATCCTTTTGGTATTAAACCTCTATATTACGCATGTGTTGAACAAGGGGTTGTATTTGCATCAGAACCCCAAGCTTTGATTAAGGCTGGGTTTGTATCAGCTGAGTTACATCAACCTGCTGTTGATGCGTTATTACAATTACAATTTGTGCCAGGTCAAGCAACGGTTTATCAGGGGATTTATCGATTGCAGCCTGGTGAAACATTGTTAATAAAACAGGGTGAAATTATCCAAAAGCAACGTATCGAGGTTTTTAAAGACAGTTTGAAAACAATTTCTGATCCAAAATTTGCTTTGTCAAAATTAGATAAAATTTTAGAGGAAAGTGTTCGTATTCACGAACGTTCAGATGTACCTTTTGGATTATTTTTATCAAGTGGTATTGATAGTAGTATTCTTTTAAAAATGATGCAGCGATTGGGACAGGAAAAAAAGATTCATGCTTGGACGGCACGGTTTGAAACCAATGGTCATCAAAACTATGTTGTGGATGAAGCAGATCAGGCTGCTATAATAGCCAAGGAACTTGGTGTTGAGCATCATATATTTTCTATCTCTCAACAAGCAGTATGGGAAAATTTACCACAGATTATTGCTTGTATGGACGATCCCGTGGCAGATTATGCCATTATTCCGACTTGGTTTTTAGCCAAAGAAGCCAGTCAAAATGTAAAAGTCGTTTTGTCGGGAGAAGGTGGGGATGAATTATTTGGAGGATATGGTCGATATCGCAAAGCCAGCAAACCCTGGTGGCAGGGCGGGAAAAAAATGTATCGTAGAGGGGTGTTTGATCAAACATCCTACTTACGTTCATCTTTATCTTTGTGGCGCGATGGCATTACAGTATGCGAAAAACAAACCGATTTCGTAGATATGACCCCGTTTACCAAAGCACAAAAAATCGATATTGAAACATGGTTACCCAATGATTTATTAATTAAATTAGATCGTTGCCTAATGATTCATGGGGTTGAGGGAAGGGTTCCGTTTTTAGATAAAAAGCTTGCGCAATTTGCATTTAATTTGGCTGATTCATTAAAGGTTCAACACGGACAAGGGAAATGGATTTTAAGAAAATGGTTAGAGGAACATTTACCCAGTGCCCAACCTTTCGCATCTAAAAAAGGTTTCAGTGTCCCCATTGGATTGTGGATTGAACAAAATGCCAATTCCTTGGCCAGTCTGGTAAAAATGCAAGCAGGTATAAAAGAAATTGCTTTTTGTGATAAAATTTTGACATTATTTGAAAAAGCCTCTGGCAGGAAAGAACGCTATATGGCATGGAATCTATTGTTTTATGCATTGTGGCATCAAATTCATATCATGGGTAAATCACCTAAGGGTTCGGTAACGGACGTTTTGGCAGCTTAG
- the hisI gene encoding phosphoribosyl-AMP cyclohydrolase, with translation MKHSAIDSLLSQMKFNSDGLIPAVAQQADTSEVLMMAWMNKESIIETLTTKQVCYFSRSRQKLWRKGETSGQVQTLIEMRLDCDGDTLLLLVDQKGVACHTGRRNCFFYAYRNDKVVEISKPLMDPNQLYHQ, from the coding sequence ATGAAACACTCTGCTATTGATTCTTTATTATCCCAAATGAAATTCAACTCGGATGGGCTAATTCCAGCTGTTGCCCAACAAGCGGACACCAGCGAAGTTTTAATGATGGCGTGGATGAACAAAGAATCAATTATTGAAACGTTAACAACTAAACAAGTCTGTTATTTCTCTCGCAGTCGACAAAAATTATGGCGCAAAGGGGAGACTTCTGGTCAAGTACAGACATTAATTGAGATGCGTTTGGATTGTGATGGTGATACATTATTGTTGCTTGTTGATCAAAAAGGCGTTGCTTGTCACACAGGGCGACGCAATTGCTTCTTTTATGCATATCGCAATGATAAAGTCGTCGAAATTAGTAAACCTTTAATGGATCCAAATCAGCTTTACCATCAATAA
- a CDS encoding glycosyltransferase family 9 protein — MKPSKIKNILFITSTRLGDAVISTGILDYLLKTYPQAMFTIACGPVAAGIFERMPRRKETIIMYKQRYDLHWFHLWRRCIMQSWDLIVDLRGSAISLCLSSKKRIVIRGGRIGGRRIEHLAKAFLLAPAPLPVMWMNKEDHSKAREHLPGQDYIALAPTANWMGKVWPIERFIELAKRILLTYPTMQFAVFYGPGQQEYEMVRPLLSINLPTIDVGGDFTLAQVGAMLSRCKGFVGNDSGLMHLAASCQIPVLGLFGPSKVSEYAPAGLYARAIVAKGEEGKASMNALLVNDVFIAFKQLLADQEKILKNENF, encoded by the coding sequence ATGAAACCATCCAAGATAAAAAATATTTTGTTTATTACCTCTACACGACTAGGGGATGCGGTTATTTCAACAGGAATATTGGATTATTTGCTGAAAACATATCCACAAGCAATGTTTACAATCGCCTGTGGCCCCGTAGCGGCAGGGATATTTGAACGAATGCCACGACGCAAAGAAACAATTATAATGTACAAACAGCGTTATGATTTGCATTGGTTTCATTTATGGCGGCGTTGTATAATGCAATCGTGGGATTTGATTGTGGATCTGAGGGGTTCAGCAATCAGTCTTTGTCTAAGCAGTAAAAAGCGAATAGTTATTCGTGGTGGACGCATAGGTGGTAGAAGAATAGAACATTTGGCAAAAGCATTTTTATTAGCACCCGCCCCATTGCCTGTAATGTGGATGAATAAGGAAGATCATAGTAAGGCTAGGGAACATTTACCTGGTCAGGATTATATTGCTTTGGCCCCTACGGCCAATTGGATGGGTAAGGTTTGGCCAATAGAACGATTTATAGAACTAGCAAAACGAATTTTATTGACCTATCCAACAATGCAGTTTGCTGTTTTTTATGGCCCAGGGCAGCAAGAATATGAAATGGTCAGACCTTTGTTAAGTATAAACTTGCCCACTATCGACGTGGGGGGAGATTTTACCCTTGCACAGGTTGGTGCAATGTTATCAAGGTGTAAAGGGTTCGTTGGGAATGATTCTGGGTTAATGCATTTGGCGGCGTCTTGTCAAATTCCTGTTTTGGGTTTATTTGGCCCCAGCAAGGTATCAGAATACGCCCCCGCAGGATTATACGCACGAGCCATTGTGGCAAAAGGTGAAGAAGGCAAAGCATCAATGAATGCATTATTGGTCAATGATGTTTTTATTGCATTCAAACAGTTATTGGCAGATCAAGAAAAAATCTTGAAAAATGAGAATTTTTAA
- a CDS encoding Spy/CpxP family protein refolding chaperone, translating into MFNKKLLTSMVVASGLSLGAVGSAWAQPADDAPPPPPPPPGEMPPPHHPGMFGPEVGPMGMIFKGIQFTKEQKKQIHDILAKARADERANHQDMKAIHNELATALLSPGKVTKESLKPILDKQTALEEATKDRHLTTLLALRDVLTPQQLAQAKVRYGKLQEIRKQMKQLHKQIRDINEPAPAAE; encoded by the coding sequence ATGTTTAATAAAAAATTATTAACTTCTATGGTTGTTGCCAGTGGTTTAAGTTTGGGGGCTGTTGGATCCGCATGGGCACAACCTGCCGATGATGCCCCACCCCCTCCACCACCTCCTCCTGGGGAAATGCCACCACCGCATCATCCCGGGATGTTTGGTCCAGAAGTTGGCCCTATGGGCATGATCTTTAAAGGTATTCAATTTACAAAAGAACAAAAAAAGCAAATTCATGATATTTTAGCCAAAGCTCGTGCTGATGAACGTGCAAATCATCAAGATATGAAGGCTATTCATAATGAATTGGCAACAGCATTATTGTCGCCAGGAAAGGTTACCAAAGAAAGCTTAAAGCCAATTTTAGACAAGCAAACAGCTTTGGAAGAAGCCACCAAAGATCGCCATTTAACCACATTGCTGGCTTTACGTGATGTCTTGACACCTCAACAGTTGGCTCAAGCAAAAGTTCGCTATGGAAAATTGCAAGAGATCAGAAAACAAATGAAGCAATTGCATAAGCAAATTCGCGATATTAACGAACCCGCACCTGCTGCTGAATAA
- the der gene encoding ribosome biogenesis GTPase Der gives MSLSAKSLPVVVIAGRPNVGKSTLFNRLAGRRYAIVSDQPGVTRDRKSVDIMLQNRAVTLMDTAGWEEDDPQTVFGRMRESSERAVDCADVIIFCVDARAGITPVDEHFAQWLRKQGRKIVLVANKAEGHAGNIAALEMYSFGLGEPIPVSAEHGEGMVDLVDAVLERLPEETPLDFSEDEEESDRPLRLAIVGRPNAGKSTLINQLLGEQRVITGPEAGLTRDSIAVLLKDDVGEVELVDTAGLRRKARIDETLEKMSVSASIEALKMAEVVVLVIDAELGVHEQDLQIARLVEREGRCCVIALNKWDILENRDEVRQNIKDRIEMSLSQMNGIAVVSFSALTGRGVHKLLPAVRRAYEIWNKRIPTGALNRWFEEALTRHAPPMVDGRRLKIRYITQAKARPPTFILFGTRTSKLPMDYQRYLVNGMRATFDMPGTPIRLQFRDSKNPYVSADKA, from the coding sequence GTGTCATTATCCGCTAAATCTTTGCCTGTGGTTGTTATTGCAGGGCGACCCAATGTTGGAAAATCAACTCTTTTTAATCGTCTGGCAGGCAGACGTTATGCAATTGTCAGTGATCAACCTGGGGTAACACGTGATCGCAAATCAGTTGATATTATGTTGCAAAATCGTGCAGTAACGTTGATGGATACAGCTGGATGGGAAGAAGATGATCCCCAAACTGTTTTTGGTCGTATGCGTGAATCCTCTGAACGGGCGGTCGATTGTGCGGATGTGATTATTTTTTGCGTGGATGCCCGTGCAGGAATTACCCCAGTGGACGAGCATTTTGCCCAGTGGTTGCGCAAACAAGGACGAAAAATTGTTCTGGTTGCGAACAAAGCTGAAGGTCATGCAGGCAATATTGCTGCATTGGAAATGTATAGTTTCGGCTTGGGTGAACCTATTCCTGTATCTGCGGAACATGGTGAAGGTATGGTTGATTTGGTTGATGCCGTATTGGAACGTTTGCCAGAAGAAACCCCTTTGGATTTTTCAGAGGATGAAGAAGAATCTGATCGTCCCTTGCGACTAGCTATAGTTGGCAGACCAAATGCAGGCAAGTCAACATTGATTAATCAGTTATTGGGTGAACAAAGAGTTATCACAGGGCCAGAGGCAGGATTAACCCGAGATTCCATTGCGGTCTTATTAAAAGACGATGTTGGCGAGGTTGAACTCGTAGATACAGCGGGTTTACGGCGCAAGGCTCGGATTGACGAGACATTGGAAAAAATGTCCGTTTCTGCCAGTATTGAGGCATTAAAGATGGCTGAAGTGGTTGTCTTGGTCATAGATGCTGAACTGGGCGTGCATGAACAGGATTTGCAAATTGCGCGTTTGGTTGAAAGAGAAGGGCGTTGTTGTGTCATAGCCCTAAATAAATGGGATATATTAGAAAATAGGGACGAGGTTCGGCAAAATATCAAAGATCGAATTGAAATGTCTTTATCCCAGATGAATGGTATCGCTGTTGTTTCTTTCTCGGCCTTGACGGGGCGGGGTGTACATAAATTATTGCCCGCAGTGCGTAGGGCCTATGAGATATGGAATAAACGCATTCCAACAGGTGCTTTAAATCGCTGGTTTGAAGAAGCATTAACTCGGCATGCACCACCAATGGTTGATGGGCGCCGTTTAAAAATACGTTATATTACTCAGGCTAAGGCTCGACCACCAACCTTTATTTTATTTGGTACTCGAACGTCAAAATTACCGATGGATTATCAACGGTATTTAGTTAACGGGATGCGTGCCACATTCGATATGCCAGGAACCCCCATTCGTTTACAGTTTAGGGACAGTAAAAACCCTTATGTTTCTGCAGATAAAGCATAA
- a CDS encoding dihydroorotase encodes MHYDLILRNGICIFPWGQEKVNIGVRNGRILSLSVGGNDEAAQVIDATGLHVLPGLMDCHVHFREPGNALVETIETGTKAAALGGLTTVLDMPNTNPVVADLEMIQWKQQRAVETSWVNFGFYVGATRDNIQDLASLESQKGVCGTKVYAGSSTGSLMVEDDASLEQVMLYGRRRVCYHAEDEYRLQERKKLFCEGMPYENHRLWRDEECAFLGTRRIIALAQKTRRPAHILHTTTQEELEWLVDYKDIATIEVLVNHLTQIAPECYERLQGRAVMNPPIRDQRHYDACWAAVRNGVVDIVSSDHAPHDPTLKAKPWLCCPSGMLGVQTIVPLMLNHVNEGRLSLNRLADVMSANPARIYGMPTKGRIQVGYDADFTLVDMQKKRRITNDWIVSPAGWTPYDQTDVKGWPMVTIVKGQIIMQNDQVLGSPQGELVEFLS; translated from the coding sequence ATGCATTATGATTTAATTTTAAGAAATGGTATTTGCATTTTTCCTTGGGGCCAGGAAAAGGTAAATATAGGTGTTAGAAATGGCCGTATTCTTTCCCTATCTGTTGGGGGAAATGACGAGGCAGCACAAGTGATTGATGCAACAGGACTGCATGTTTTGCCAGGACTGATGGATTGTCATGTTCATTTTCGTGAACCTGGAAATGCTTTGGTTGAAACGATTGAAACGGGAACCAAGGCAGCTGCATTGGGTGGATTAACAACGGTTTTGGATATGCCCAATACCAATCCTGTTGTTGCGGATTTGGAAATGATTCAATGGAAACAGCAACGCGCTGTGGAAACCAGTTGGGTTAATTTTGGATTTTATGTTGGGGCAACTCGTGATAATATCCAAGATTTAGCCAGTCTTGAATCTCAGAAAGGTGTGTGTGGAACCAAGGTGTATGCGGGTTCTTCTACAGGGTCTTTGATGGTAGAGGACGACGCCAGTCTTGAACAGGTGATGTTATATGGCCGTCGTCGTGTTTGTTACCACGCCGAGGATGAGTATCGTTTACAAGAGCGTAAAAAGCTGTTTTGTGAAGGTATGCCGTATGAAAACCATCGTTTATGGCGTGATGAAGAATGTGCGTTTTTAGGGACACGTCGGATTATTGCGCTGGCTCAGAAAACGCGACGTCCTGCGCATATTTTACATACAACCACTCAAGAGGAGCTGGAATGGTTGGTTGATTATAAAGATATTGCAACGATCGAAGTGTTGGTTAATCATTTAACCCAAATTGCCCCAGAATGTTACGAACGTTTACAAGGGCGTGCAGTGATGAACCCCCCCATTCGAGATCAACGTCACTATGATGCATGTTGGGCTGCGGTTCGTAATGGTGTTGTCGATATCGTTTCATCAGACCACGCCCCCCATGATCCAACATTAAAGGCAAAACCGTGGCTATGCTGTCCTTCTGGAATGTTGGGGGTACAGACAATTGTGCCTCTTATGTTAAATCACGTGAACGAGGGGCGTTTATCTTTGAATAGATTAGCAGATGTAATGTCTGCCAATCCTGCACGGATTTATGGTATGCCAACTAAGGGTCGTATACAAGTGGGATATGATGCAGATTTTACCCTGGTGGATATGCAGAAAAAACGCCGTATTACCAACGATTGGATTGTATCCCCTGCAGGGTGGACCCCTTATGATCAAACGGATGTAAAGGGTTGGCCAATGGTAACAATTGTCAAAGGTCAAATTATCATGCAAAATGATCAAGTTTTAGGCAGCCCGCAGGGAGAACTGGTTGAGTTTTTGTCATAA
- a CDS encoding YoaK family protein, translated as MILFTFIGGFADASSFLIFGIFTGHITGNVILSIIHGVYGNIHLVIKSVIALIGFISGTLLGTWFRLRIRKKYSYSTSIALFFQFCIIIVIFILQITLHTEISDILFLLGLSFALGLQNGTIYSIKKIGIHSSYITGMATSFINTYFTLQKNDNHYIETKNNLIIQFSLLIAFVIGAFTGVLLIYVFHLMGFIVLFFLLFISIILNIYLQHKEAL; from the coding sequence ATGATTTTATTTACATTTATCGGTGGATTTGCTGACGCCAGTTCGTTTTTAATATTTGGAATATTTACAGGTCATATAACTGGGAACGTCATTTTAAGTATTATTCACGGCGTGTACGGAAACATACATCTGGTAATTAAATCAGTAATTGCTTTGATAGGGTTTATCAGCGGCACTTTACTTGGGACATGGTTTCGTTTAAGGATAAGAAAAAAATACAGTTACAGCACGTCTATAGCTCTATTTTTCCAATTTTGCATTATTATTGTCATTTTCATTTTACAAATTACCTTACACACAGAAATAAGTGATATTCTCTTCTTACTGGGTTTAAGCTTTGCCTTAGGTTTGCAAAACGGTACCATTTATTCAATAAAAAAAATCGGTATTCATTCCAGCTACATCACGGGAATGGCTACCTCTTTTATTAACACTTATTTTACCTTACAAAAAAATGATAATCATTACATAGAAACAAAAAATAATCTCATCATCCAATTTTCATTACTGATTGCTTTTGTTATAGGGGCGTTTACTGGTGTTTTGCTGATATATGTCTTTCATTTGATGGGATTTATTGTTTTGTTTTTTCTGCTCTTTATAAGTATTATTTTAAATATATATCTACAGCACAAAGAAGCCTTATAA
- the lpxB gene encoding lipid-A-disaccharide synthase, which produces MTSVDQERTIWLLAGETSGDDLGAKLIRALRHFNPALQFVGVGGPKMQEQGLQILFPMQDLAVMGLVEVLPKIRMLSNRLNQAVDQIKTIQPDVVVTIDSPGFSLRLLKRIAPLRIPRVHYVAPQVWAWHESRVKKFPGLWDKLLCLLPFEQEFFSKHGLKTHFVGHPILETEVHHGNADTFRKEHDIQPNAPILLLMPGSRRSELPKLMPVFKQTILLLKRQLPDLVPVIPTSPLAKERVEHNIHDWPIKPLIIHQPQDKYNAYAAANAALTKSGTSTLELALAKVPMAVTYRVNPITAIIARRMIKVPYVAMINLLGGREVAPELLQENCHPEKLCATIMGLLTDPQKVKAQQDAFTHIMHQLQAPNNQPPSHAAALEILDMIKG; this is translated from the coding sequence ATGACTTCTGTAGATCAAGAACGCACAATCTGGTTATTGGCTGGGGAAACCAGTGGCGATGATTTGGGGGCAAAACTGATAAGAGCTCTGCGTCATTTTAATCCTGCCCTACAATTTGTGGGTGTAGGTGGCCCCAAAATGCAGGAACAAGGATTACAAATCCTGTTCCCTATGCAAGATTTGGCTGTCATGGGATTGGTCGAAGTTTTGCCAAAAATACGCATGTTATCCAATCGATTAAACCAAGCTGTAGATCAAATTAAAACCATTCAACCCGACGTGGTGGTAACCATCGACAGTCCTGGCTTTTCACTAAGATTGTTAAAACGAATTGCCCCCTTACGTATTCCGCGGGTGCACTATGTCGCCCCCCAAGTTTGGGCATGGCATGAAAGCCGTGTTAAAAAATTCCCAGGCCTTTGGGATAAGTTACTTTGCTTGCTACCGTTTGAACAAGAATTCTTTTCCAAACATGGTTTAAAAACTCATTTCGTTGGCCACCCCATATTGGAAACTGAAGTACATCATGGCAATGCAGATACATTCAGAAAAGAACACGATATTCAACCTAACGCCCCTATCCTGTTATTAATGCCAGGAAGCCGCAGGTCGGAACTGCCCAAATTAATGCCTGTTTTTAAACAGACCATTCTTTTATTAAAAAGACAACTACCAGATCTGGTTCCTGTCATCCCTACCTCTCCCTTGGCCAAGGAACGTGTGGAACATAATATTCATGATTGGCCGATTAAACCTTTGATTATTCACCAACCTCAAGACAAATATAATGCTTATGCTGCTGCAAATGCTGCTTTGACCAAGTCGGGAACGTCAACCCTTGAACTGGCCCTGGCAAAAGTGCCAATGGCCGTAACCTATCGTGTCAATCCTATCACGGCTATAATTGCACGCCGTATGATTAAAGTCCCTTATGTTGCTATGATAAATTTATTAGGGGGACGCGAAGTCGCACCTGAATTATTGCAAGAAAACTGTCACCCTGAAAAATTATGCGCAACCATCATGGGACTATTAACTGACCCTCAAAAAGTTAAAGCCCAACAGGACGCATTTACGCATATTATGCATCAACTACAGGCCCCTAATAACCAACCCCCATCCCATGCTGCTGCTCTTGAGATTTTGGATATGATTAAGGGATAA
- a CDS encoding outer membrane protein assembly factor BamB family protein, protein MKSLSNSHKNFSRRSLLLASGSGMLLAACGHKDHKPVLVGQRVNVFSSGAGLMVDKDDQTPITIPPPVIEHQWMLEGRVPSHASIHSAIGGVRKLWDCSIGSGNSEPSPLAFIALGSKGRGIINTTPVVDGDRFYTMDAVGKVTAFDSSSRKVLWRLNPNKKGSKSSNLGGGIGLTSDALYIVDGVAETLRVDRETGKVVWRVDLGTPGRSAPTIVGDRVFFGTIDGSLFCLDAKTGTQLWSYRTGSVDTKLFGQPAPAYFSGILVAGFGTGDLVALRAQTGEEIWTDTLGRSGRDSYTDFSAVSALPIIVDGTVYAISLGSVLVAIDVRSGRRLWEREASGQNAMVAIADWLFVLSLDQQLACLDRITGRVRWVTQLRRFKNVEKSSNPIAWYGPVLGGGQLICISDFSENGLVTVDPATGKVTKVVKTDITPALAPVIVNERLLVVGQDGKLTAFG, encoded by the coding sequence ATGAAATCTCTTTCGAATTCCCATAAAAACTTTTCACGACGATCCTTATTACTAGCTTCTGGTAGTGGAATGTTACTGGCTGCTTGTGGGCATAAGGATCATAAGCCTGTTTTGGTGGGGCAACGGGTTAATGTATTTAGTTCTGGTGCGGGGTTAATGGTTGATAAAGATGATCAAACCCCAATTACAATCCCACCACCTGTTATCGAACATCAATGGATGCTGGAGGGGCGTGTGCCAAGCCATGCTTCAATTCACAGTGCAATTGGTGGGGTTCGTAAATTATGGGATTGCAGTATTGGATCTGGTAATTCAGAACCTAGTCCTTTGGCTTTTATTGCTTTGGGATCTAAGGGCAGGGGTATTATAAATACCACACCCGTTGTGGACGGGGATCGGTTTTACACCATGGATGCTGTTGGGAAAGTAACAGCTTTTGACTCTTCGTCCAGAAAAGTATTATGGCGTTTAAATCCAAATAAAAAAGGATCTAAATCCAGTAACCTCGGTGGAGGGATCGGATTAACCAGTGATGCTCTTTATATCGTTGATGGGGTTGCTGAAACTTTACGGGTTGATCGTGAAACGGGTAAAGTTGTGTGGCGTGTTGATTTGGGAACGCCTGGGCGTTCTGCACCAACAATTGTTGGTGATCGAGTATTTTTTGGTACTATTGATGGCAGTTTATTTTGTTTAGATGCCAAAACAGGTACTCAATTATGGTCTTATCGTACAGGCAGTGTTGATACAAAATTATTTGGACAGCCTGCGCCAGCATATTTCAGTGGAATTTTAGTGGCTGGATTTGGAACGGGCGATTTGGTTGCTTTGCGTGCTCAAACAGGTGAAGAAATATGGACAGATACTTTGGGACGTAGTGGACGCGATTCGTATACCGATTTCTCTGCGGTCAGTGCATTGCCTATCATTGTTGATGGCACGGTATATGCAATTAGTTTGGGTTCTGTGCTTGTTGCAATTGACGTCAGATCGGGTCGAAGATTATGGGAACGTGAGGCCTCTGGTCAGAATGCTATGGTTGCGATTGCAGATTGGTTGTTTGTATTGTCTTTGGATCAACAATTGGCATGTCTAGACCGAATAACAGGACGAGTACGCTGGGTTACGCAGCTGCGTCGTTTTAAAAATGTTGAAAAATCAAGTAACCCAATTGCCTGGTATGGCCCAGTACTTGGGGGTGGGCAATTAATTTGCATCAGTGATTTTTCTGAAAATGGATTGGTTACGGTTGATCCAGCCACAGGGAAAGTGACAAAGGTTGTGAAAACAGATATAACCCCAGCGCTTGCCCCTGTTATTGTTAATGAACGTTTGCTGGTTGTTGGACAAGACGGCAAGTTGACGGCTTTTGGATAG
- a CDS encoding glycosyltransferase has protein sequence MNDQPAALRIAHVMAGAANGGAELFYERLCIAQHEQGLNILPIIRKNSERYQLLSSVGLKPLELPFGGKMDWTTGRKIGQALKQFAPRVSIAWMNRAAQFMPVGDWVSVGRLGGFYDLKYYKNCDHLVGNTKGIVKWLKEQGWPEDRAHYVPNFARDFPNVTPKRPEYIPVNAPFLLALGRLHKNKGFDVLIKAMTMLKDVHLLIAGEGEERANLENLVRSLDIADRVHMPGWVHDISQVLGACDVLVCSSRHEPLGNVVLEGFAATKPVVSMASQGPVELITQEHNGLLSPLEDDVLLAQSIQKLLDQPEFSQKIATAGRQKFEQEFSKQTVLQAWLSFLNTVEKV, from the coding sequence ATGAACGATCAACCCGCAGCCTTACGTATTGCCCACGTGATGGCAGGTGCAGCCAATGGGGGGGCCGAGTTATTTTATGAACGCTTATGTATAGCCCAGCATGAACAAGGTTTGAATATTTTACCCATTATCCGAAAAAATTCAGAACGTTATCAGTTATTATCCTCGGTTGGATTAAAACCTTTGGAACTACCTTTTGGTGGAAAAATGGATTGGACTACTGGGCGAAAAATAGGTCAAGCTTTAAAACAATTTGCACCCAGAGTATCAATTGCATGGATGAATAGGGCTGCACAGTTTATGCCTGTGGGGGATTGGGTTTCTGTGGGCAGATTGGGCGGTTTTTATGATTTGAAATACTATAAAAACTGCGATCATCTGGTAGGGAATACCAAAGGAATTGTAAAATGGCTAAAAGAGCAAGGATGGCCAGAAGATCGTGCCCATTATGTGCCAAATTTTGCACGGGACTTTCCCAACGTAACACCAAAACGGCCAGAATATATTCCTGTAAATGCGCCGTTTTTGCTGGCATTGGGACGCTTACACAAAAATAAAGGTTTTGATGTCTTGATTAAAGCAATGACCATGCTAAAAGACGTTCATTTATTGATTGCTGGCGAGGGTGAGGAACGTGCAAATTTGGAAAATCTTGTTCGGTCTTTAGATATTGCTGATCGGGTGCATATGCCAGGATGGGTTCACGATATTTCCCAAGTTTTGGGGGCATGTGATGTGTTGGTTTGTTCATCGCGTCACGAACCTTTGGGGAATGTGGTATTAGAAGGGTTTGCAGCCACCAAACCTGTGGTTTCGATGGCTTCTCAGGGGCCTGTCGAATTAATTACACAGGAACATAATGGATTGTTATCACCATTGGAAGATGATGTTTTATTAGCACAATCTATTCAAAAACTGTTGGATCAGCCTGAATTTTCGCAAAAAATAGCAACGGCAGGACGACAAAAATTTGAACAGGAGTTCAGTAAACAAACAGTGTTACAGGCTTGGTTATCTTTTTTAAATACGGTTGAAAAAGTCTGA